In one window of Candidatus Sulfuricurvum sp. RIFRC-1 DNA:
- a CDS encoding ATP-binding protein yields the protein MRLLILLFIIFFPLFALSDHYKAVIEEHPTKGEARKAYESYLANPSSIVSQYSHDEKFLLHFRKSGGRYIIAAEPFASRQDAKTFVHTIRAKHPKAFVSQGVADDIQYLLAIHQKTLPQQQIPEEKPSTTVATPTVKTSPIPDSTSQLPMSNEENSLFSVTWSLIIGLLAALFFIAWRERSYKTLREQYNALFKEKEQIQDSIQAKNDFIAMMSHEIRAPINAVMGMSHLVLESRLTVTQRSQISKIKDSASLLLNLINDILDHSKIEAGKITIEQIPYDLNALLDDISNIVSHKANEKQIELIFDIDRSVPNKLIGDPLRLLQVLVNLLNNAVKFTDKGSVILRARGQQISRLNLKIHFEIIDTGIGMDQEQIARLFQSYSQADDSIARKYGGTGLGLAICKNLVSLMGGTIHVHSLLNEGSTFSFDIKLHSDFDFEKRHYRLPTTDLMSKNALILDENQDNAAVLQRGLEYFHYEVKAVVDSLDAVALFQKYHFDIVFIDTKISLCGEFKRELQNQIKDDHLKLVWMGEDIKKRGGFILSKPYNQLDIFNTILSIYGYMDQSGKHQNNTKKLKESLKKFGGETLLLAEDNEINRSIIAGLLAGTNIVIVTAETGQQAVDIVNDNSNICVILMDIQMPIMDGFEASKIIRQNSDKDLIPIIAVTGNTLESDIQNISNAGMNGHIAKPIDVNTFYTTLYYAFEKSHNHPIKSTVSTLHIA from the coding sequence ATGCGGTTACTTATTTTACTTTTTATCATTTTTTTCCCCCTTTTTGCCCTGAGTGACCACTATAAGGCGGTCATAGAAGAGCATCCAACAAAAGGGGAAGCTCGCAAAGCCTATGAAAGCTACCTCGCAAATCCCTCATCAATCGTCTCTCAATACTCTCATGATGAAAAATTTCTCCTCCATTTTCGTAAATCAGGAGGACGTTACATTATCGCGGCAGAACCGTTTGCTTCTCGACAAGACGCGAAAACTTTCGTTCATACCATACGTGCTAAACATCCAAAAGCATTTGTATCTCAAGGAGTTGCCGATGATATTCAGTATCTTTTAGCAATACACCAAAAAACTCTGCCTCAACAACAGATACCCGAAGAAAAACCATCAACTACAGTAGCAACTCCTACGGTAAAAACATCACCAATTCCAGATTCTACCTCACAGTTACCTATGTCTAATGAAGAAAACTCTCTCTTTTCTGTGACATGGAGTTTAATAATCGGTTTGCTCGCTGCTCTCTTCTTTATAGCTTGGCGTGAAAGAAGTTATAAGACACTTAGAGAACAATACAATGCACTTTTTAAAGAAAAAGAGCAGATTCAAGACTCCATCCAAGCGAAAAATGATTTTATCGCTATGATGAGTCATGAGATACGTGCCCCTATTAATGCCGTTATGGGGATGAGTCATCTCGTTCTTGAATCCAGACTCACCGTTACGCAACGCTCACAAATTTCAAAAATCAAAGATTCCGCCTCTTTGCTCTTGAATCTCATCAATGATATTTTAGACCACTCAAAAATAGAAGCAGGCAAAATAACCATTGAGCAGATACCCTATGATCTTAATGCTCTTTTAGATGATATTTCCAATATAGTCTCCCATAAAGCCAATGAGAAACAGATCGAACTGATTTTTGATATCGATCGAAGTGTTCCGAACAAATTGATCGGCGATCCACTGCGCCTCTTACAGGTACTCGTTAATTTACTCAATAATGCGGTTAAATTTACGGATAAAGGGAGTGTGATTCTCCGAGCCCGTGGACAACAAATCAGCCGTTTGAACCTCAAAATTCATTTCGAGATCATCGATACCGGTATCGGAATGGATCAAGAACAAATTGCCCGCCTCTTCCAATCGTATTCCCAAGCTGACGATTCCATTGCGCGAAAATATGGCGGAACCGGTTTAGGACTTGCTATTTGTAAAAACTTGGTTTCACTGATGGGAGGGACGATCCACGTCCACAGTCTCCTTAATGAAGGAAGTACTTTCTCATTTGATATCAAACTTCATTCAGATTTTGATTTTGAAAAACGGCACTACCGTCTTCCAACAACCGATTTAATGTCCAAAAATGCTTTGATCTTAGATGAGAACCAAGACAATGCAGCGGTTTTGCAGCGAGGATTGGAATATTTTCATTATGAAGTAAAAGCAGTGGTTGATTCACTCGATGCCGTTGCCCTCTTTCAAAAATACCATTTTGATATTGTTTTTATTGATACGAAGATCTCCTTATGCGGAGAGTTTAAGCGAGAACTCCAAAACCAAATCAAAGACGATCACTTAAAATTAGTCTGGATGGGTGAAGATATCAAAAAACGGGGGGGCTTTATCCTCTCGAAACCTTATAATCAGCTCGATATTTTCAATACAATTCTCTCCATCTACGGTTATATGGACCAAAGCGGAAAACACCAAAATAATACCAAAAAGCTTAAAGAGAGCCTCAAAAAATTCGGCGGTGAAACCCTTTTATTGGCTGAAGACAATGAGATCAACCGCTCTATCATAGCGGGCTTGCTCGCGGGAACGAATATCGTGATCGTTACCGCAGAAACCGGACAGCAAGCGGTCGATATCGTCAATGACAATTCCAATATTTGTGTTATTCTAATGGACATTCAAATGCCTATTATGGATGGATTTGAAGCATCTAAGATTATTCGACAAAATTCTGATAAAGATCTGATTCCAATTATTGCCGTTACCGGAAATACCTTGGAGAGCGATATTCAAAATATCAGTAATGCAGGGATGAACGGTCATATCGCAAAACCGATTGACGTCAATACTTTTTACACCACACTCTATTATGCATTTGAAAAATCCCATAATCACCCGATAAAAAGCACCGTCTCGACACTTCATATCGCTTAA
- the rsmG gene encoding 16S rRNA (guanine(527)-N(7))-methyltransferase RsmG — protein sequence MKPLKTLINARNITVPEDFFEKVEQYKTLLEKWNKVHNLTGAKTLHQIDEFIVDAITPLTFLPPLKKAMDIGTGAGFPGMILAIAMPQTHFTLVEPLSKRASFLQFVKADLGLDNVDVKPLRVEQLESEPYDLITSRAVTDTGMLLKLSKPFCIEGTLLLFYKGEKVYDEIDKSLDYTIIEAENRHYLLIKR from the coding sequence TTGAAACCCTTAAAAACGTTAATCAATGCCCGTAATATAACCGTTCCCGAAGATTTTTTCGAGAAAGTTGAACAGTACAAAACACTTCTTGAAAAATGGAATAAAGTTCATAATTTAACGGGTGCTAAAACACTTCATCAAATCGATGAGTTTATTGTCGATGCAATCACACCGCTCACATTTCTTCCACCTCTTAAAAAAGCGATGGATATTGGAACCGGTGCAGGATTTCCCGGGATGATTTTGGCAATCGCCATGCCGCAAACTCATTTTACCCTCGTTGAACCGCTCAGCAAACGTGCCAGCTTTTTGCAGTTTGTAAAAGCGGATTTAGGATTGGATAATGTTGATGTCAAACCGCTCAGAGTAGAACAACTGGAAAGTGAGCCCTACGATCTCATTACCTCACGCGCCGTTACCGATACGGGTATGCTCCTCAAACTCTCAAAACCTTTTTGTATAGAAGGGACCCTTTTGCTCTTTTACAAAGGGGAAAAAGTGTATGATGAAATTGATAAATCACTCGATTACACCATTATTGAAGCAGAAAACCGTCACTATCTGCTTATAAAGAGATAA
- a CDS encoding PP0621 family protein, with the protein MLKLLLLIGVLVSVYFLFFKKKSLKPPSSDNSQEEAMIPCAKCGTYVQVKETLMRDGKYYCSRECLEG; encoded by the coding sequence ATGCTAAAACTTTTATTATTGATCGGCGTTCTCGTTAGCGTTTATTTTCTTTTTTTCAAGAAAAAAAGCCTTAAGCCGCCCTCTTCTGACAACTCACAAGAAGAGGCAATGATACCGTGTGCCAAATGTGGAACCTATGTACAGGTAAAAGAAACACTGATGCGTGATGGCAAGTACTACTGCTCTCGCGAATGTTTGGAAGGATAA
- a CDS encoding alanine racemase: protein MGTIKLSREAFIHNLDIIAHQIGGKDKIAVVLKDNAYGHGAVMIAKAASQYGVKQAVVRLEREAEEIAEFFDNILILGDKPTKLHPTFSYVINSIEAIDTFAAGSRVELKIDTGMHRNGIAIGELEEAFRAMSEKGLVCIGVMSHLRASDTLSSEWFWQSRNFNEAKSKALELAKKYGWELRCHLSNSGGTFRSSVCTEDMVRVGIALYGCLEMERTLPQPALKPVLSLWGDRVATRILKKGERVGYNGIYEACADEVVSTYDLGYANGLDRLASNRYITPEGIALRGRISMDNVAFASDKDELMIFDDANHYALSVGTIGYEILACLDKDLKREWID from the coding sequence ATGGGAACAATAAAACTTAGCCGTGAGGCGTTTATTCATAATCTTGACATTATCGCACACCAAATCGGTGGAAAAGATAAAATCGCAGTGGTTTTAAAAGATAACGCCTACGGTCACGGCGCTGTAATGATTGCAAAAGCCGCATCACAGTATGGGGTAAAGCAAGCAGTGGTACGTTTGGAACGTGAAGCGGAAGAGATCGCGGAATTTTTCGACAACATCCTTATTTTAGGGGATAAGCCTACGAAACTACATCCTACTTTTAGTTACGTTATCAATTCGATTGAAGCGATTGATACGTTTGCTGCGGGGAGCCGTGTAGAGTTGAAAATCGATACGGGAATGCACCGTAACGGCATCGCGATAGGTGAACTTGAAGAGGCATTTAGAGCAATGAGCGAAAAAGGACTGGTATGTATCGGTGTTATGAGCCATTTGCGCGCTTCCGATACACTCAGCAGCGAGTGGTTTTGGCAGAGCCGAAATTTCAATGAGGCAAAAAGCAAAGCATTGGAATTAGCCAAAAAGTATGGATGGGAACTCCGATGCCATCTCTCCAATTCCGGGGGTACGTTTCGCTCATCCGTATGCACAGAGGATATGGTACGCGTCGGGATTGCCCTTTATGGATGTTTGGAGATGGAGCGAACTCTCCCTCAGCCTGCTTTAAAACCGGTTCTTTCATTGTGGGGGGATCGAGTAGCGACACGCATTCTCAAAAAAGGGGAGCGGGTCGGATACAACGGTATTTATGAAGCGTGTGCAGATGAGGTGGTATCGACGTATGATTTGGGATACGCGAACGGTCTTGACCGTCTCGCATCCAACCGCTATATCACCCCTGAGGGTATCGCGTTACGCGGACGAATTTCGATGGATAACGTCGCATTTGCGAGTGATAAAGACGAATTGATGATTTTTGATGATGCCAACCATTATGCTTTATCCGTAGGAACAATCGGATATGAGATATTGGCCTGTCTCGATAAAGATTTAAAACGGGAATGGATTGATTAA
- a CDS encoding agmatine/peptidylarginine deiminase: MRYFPAEFEPQSFVQLIFPHPQSDWAPYLEEARGCFVNIANAVARYQPCLIVCDDVDFVKTYFQSHENLIFIPYQSDDTWARDCSVLSVIDEDEDEALLLDFTFTGWGGKFDASRDNAMSSAIADVYSAPVQTVDLILEGGGVETNANGSLLTTAECLLNPNRNPHLDKKGMEKELKKQFGVEQILWLNHGYLAGDDTDSHIDTLARFIDTDTIMYVKCDDQNDEHYEALKKMETELKALRDIDGETFKLIALPMCNPTFYDEERLPATYANFLIINDAVLLPVYNDPHDNEAIEICTKAFHGRDIIPIDCSVLIRQHGSLHCVTMQFPEDIGLRVE, translated from the coding sequence ATGCGATATTTCCCAGCCGAATTTGAACCTCAAAGTTTTGTACAGCTCATTTTCCCCCATCCTCAGAGTGATTGGGCACCTTATCTCGAAGAAGCACGTGGGTGTTTTGTCAACATCGCCAATGCGGTAGCACGCTATCAACCCTGTCTTATCGTGTGTGATGATGTTGATTTCGTTAAAACCTACTTTCAATCCCATGAAAATTTGATTTTCATCCCATACCAGAGTGACGATACCTGGGCACGCGATTGCAGTGTTCTGAGCGTCATCGATGAGGATGAAGATGAAGCCCTATTACTCGATTTCACCTTTACCGGATGGGGCGGAAAATTTGATGCCTCGCGTGACAATGCGATGAGTAGCGCTATCGCCGATGTTTATAGTGCGCCGGTGCAAACAGTCGATCTCATTTTGGAAGGGGGAGGAGTTGAAACCAATGCTAACGGTTCGCTTCTTACGACGGCCGAATGTCTCCTGAACCCAAATCGCAATCCTCATTTGGATAAAAAAGGGATGGAAAAAGAGCTCAAAAAACAGTTCGGGGTAGAGCAGATTTTATGGCTTAATCACGGATATCTGGCGGGTGATGACACTGACAGCCATATCGATACCCTTGCCCGTTTTATCGATACCGATACGATCATGTACGTCAAATGTGACGATCAAAATGATGAACATTACGAGGCATTGAAAAAAATGGAAACGGAGCTAAAAGCACTCCGTGATATCGATGGAGAAACGTTTAAACTCATCGCCTTACCGATGTGCAATCCTACCTTTTACGATGAAGAGCGGCTTCCGGCTACGTACGCCAACTTTTTGATTATCAATGATGCCGTTTTATTGCCTGTTTACAACGATCCGCACGATAATGAAGCAATTGAAATTTGCACAAAAGCGTTTCACGGACGCGACATTATCCCTATCGACTGTTCTGTCCTTATCCGTCAACACGGCTCACTCCACTGCGTTACGATGCAGTTCCCTGAAGATATAGGATTACGGGTGGAATAA
- a CDS encoding TonB-dependent receptor translates to MKKFTILSLTAVAALASEPITIQKITVEASAPKGDTKAINADEIVKFSRQSDLGEMLSGALPEITHVRTTSIGNDIVLRGFKKDNLNVTIDDAKICGACPNRMDPPAMHISSSQIANVEVQEGPFDVTQFGSLGGAINVVTKDPEKGLHGEISATLGSYDYRKISTTVEGGNDAIQALVGYSRETSGQYKDGDSKTMAEQADGAPANQRYSTAHKNDDAYARQNFWAKIVGNIGENQKLTLNYFGDRADDVLYARYPMDALKDDTDMFKAAYQLFSLGAFSEELLIEAYHSKVKHEMGTDFRASATSAAATMVSPVDATIQGIRVENSASLNETEVILGIDLSKRNWNGTKGSRLNPYAQIQIPDADTDNIGLYAKASQSFDAWDLSGGLRYDDTHIDADQNLMATAKDRDYDNISANVLGRYHYSSNGNLFIGIGQTSRVPDARELYFASVGNTNLNETINREIDMGVEHTFGNLHLKGTVFYSDLKDYIYAYKVVGSTTSFANIDARIVGGDVTADYILNKEWSIESGMAYQRGTKENVNQLDSLATLPQTDKDLADIPPLKGRIALVFDDAKNYAEAEFIAAKHQTYDENNGEQAIAGYGVLNLKYGTELGNGFSVSAGINNFFDRTYAVSNSYIGLTTIMEGAQPLVLNEPGRNFYATVAYKF, encoded by the coding sequence ATGAAGAAGTTTACTATCCTCTCTTTGACAGCAGTTGCTGCCCTTGCCTCAGAACCTATCACGATTCAAAAAATTACCGTAGAAGCTTCTGCACCTAAAGGTGATACAAAAGCTATCAATGCAGACGAAATTGTCAAGTTTTCTCGCCAAAGCGATTTGGGTGAAATGCTCTCAGGTGCTCTCCCTGAAATTACCCATGTTCGTACAACCTCAATCGGTAATGACATTGTTTTACGCGGATTTAAAAAAGACAACCTTAACGTCACTATCGACGATGCCAAAATATGCGGCGCATGTCCGAACCGTATGGATCCACCGGCAATGCACATCTCTTCGAGCCAAATTGCAAACGTTGAAGTGCAAGAAGGGCCTTTTGACGTAACGCAGTTTGGGAGCCTTGGAGGTGCCATTAACGTTGTTACCAAAGATCCTGAAAAAGGTCTCCACGGAGAAATTTCTGCAACATTGGGAAGTTATGATTACCGCAAAATTTCCACCACGGTTGAAGGGGGAAATGATGCTATTCAAGCACTTGTAGGATACAGCCGTGAGACAAGCGGTCAATACAAAGACGGTGATAGTAAAACCATGGCTGAACAAGCAGATGGAGCACCTGCAAATCAACGTTATTCCACTGCACACAAAAATGATGATGCGTATGCACGTCAAAATTTCTGGGCGAAAATCGTCGGTAATATCGGTGAGAACCAAAAACTAACCCTCAACTACTTCGGTGACCGTGCGGATGATGTTCTCTATGCACGCTATCCAATGGATGCGTTAAAAGACGATACCGATATGTTCAAAGCTGCGTATCAACTTTTCAGTCTCGGAGCCTTTTCCGAAGAACTTCTCATTGAAGCGTATCATTCAAAAGTAAAACATGAAATGGGAACCGATTTTAGAGCATCAGCGACCAGTGCTGCAGCGACAATGGTATCTCCGGTCGATGCAACCATTCAGGGAATTCGTGTCGAAAACAGTGCTTCTCTCAATGAAACTGAGGTTATCCTCGGAATCGATCTCTCAAAGCGTAATTGGAACGGAACAAAAGGATCACGACTCAACCCTTATGCTCAAATACAGATCCCAGATGCTGATACCGATAACATCGGCCTTTACGCAAAAGCATCTCAATCTTTTGATGCATGGGATCTCAGCGGAGGGTTACGGTATGATGATACTCATATCGATGCCGATCAAAACTTGATGGCAACTGCAAAAGACCGCGATTACGACAATATCAGTGCGAACGTACTAGGGCGTTATCACTACAGTAGTAACGGAAATCTCTTTATCGGAATCGGACAGACATCTCGTGTTCCAGATGCACGAGAACTCTATTTTGCCAGTGTTGGCAATACCAATTTAAACGAGACAATCAACCGTGAAATCGATATGGGTGTCGAGCATACGTTTGGTAATCTCCATCTCAAAGGTACGGTATTCTACAGCGATTTAAAAGACTACATTTATGCCTATAAAGTTGTAGGATCAACTACCTCGTTTGCAAATATAGATGCGCGTATTGTCGGTGGAGATGTTACCGCTGATTATATTCTAAATAAGGAATGGAGTATTGAATCGGGCATGGCATATCAAAGAGGGACAAAAGAAAATGTTAATCAACTCGACTCTCTCGCAACACTTCCGCAAACTGACAAAGATCTTGCCGATATCCCACCGCTTAAAGGACGTATTGCACTGGTATTCGATGACGCTAAAAACTATGCTGAAGCCGAGTTTATAGCGGCTAAACACCAAACATACGATGAAAATAACGGCGAGCAAGCGATTGCCGGATACGGGGTTTTAAATCTCAAATACGGTACCGAGTTGGGTAACGGTTTCTCTGTGAGTGCAGGAATCAACAACTTCTTTGATCGCACCTATGCGGTTAGTAACAGCTATATCGGACTAACCACTATCATGGAAGGCGCACAGCCTCTCGTTCTAAACGAACCGGGACGTAATTTTTATGCCACGGTTGCTTATAAATTCTAA
- a CDS encoding NUDIX hydrolase, whose amino-acid sequence MITNVTIVACENSNFVKPKRMSYFQNGVSKIWDMVEVHDSVAILLYHDEKDTFVVVKQFRPPVYLKQGDGYTYELCAGIVDKDKSLVEIAHEEILEECGYHVPLEKIEKITSFYTAVGFAGSVQTLYFARVNETMRVSEGGGVDVEVIEVVEISVKEAKTFVMDETKAKTPGLMFGFGWFLENKEVVTKESNARKGKD is encoded by the coding sequence ATGATTACCAACGTCACGATTGTAGCGTGTGAAAATTCTAATTTTGTGAAGCCTAAAAGGATGTCATATTTCCAGAACGGTGTATCCAAAATATGGGATATGGTGGAAGTACATGATAGCGTTGCGATACTTTTATACCATGATGAGAAGGATACTTTTGTCGTGGTAAAACAGTTTCGTCCCCCTGTCTATCTCAAACAGGGTGATGGCTATACGTATGAGTTGTGCGCCGGTATTGTGGATAAAGATAAATCGCTTGTTGAAATAGCACATGAAGAGATTCTCGAAGAGTGCGGATATCACGTCCCATTGGAGAAAATCGAGAAAATCACCTCATTTTATACGGCAGTAGGATTTGCCGGATCGGTCCAGACACTTTACTTTGCACGAGTTAATGAAACGATGCGAGTAAGCGAGGGCGGGGGAGTTGATGTGGAGGTTATCGAAGTTGTCGAGATTTCGGTAAAGGAAGCGAAAACATTTGTGATGGATGAGACCAAAGCGAAGACACCCGGATTAATGTTCGGCTTTGGATGGTTTTTGGAGAATAAAGAAGTCGTTACTAAAGAGTCAAATGCCCGGAAGGGCAAGGATTAG
- a CDS encoding M23 family metallopeptidase, whose amino-acid sequence MGRFFALLLLPLLLFGGSVKPFKWKDGESFLSFLERKKLPLTVYYNLDKEDQKLTEDIPYSANCQMVLDNKNIIRQILIPVNDELQLQLYLTPKRRYEMKVVPIISEEYTETLYVPIQSLPYDDILKTTGSKNLASSFVKMFKGKVDFRKGLQPGDPIIMIYTQKYRLGKPFSMPEVHGAMVEINGKRVAIYRHTDGRFYDEKGGQYEKFLFKLPIRNSRITSRFTKRRYHPVLHRYRAHLGVDFGARPGTPILSTGEGRVSFAGYSNGYGKTIKIRHSNGLTSLYAHQKSFKKGVHSGSSVKQGDIIGYVGSSGLSSGPHLHFGMYRGSSAIDPLSVMKKKTEGFSGKERKVFLAIRDKMDKKFKQALKNKPVRKPYFDFHETYYIDSSTFKPKPF is encoded by the coding sequence ATGGGTCGTTTTTTTGCATTATTGTTATTGCCCCTTCTCCTTTTCGGTGGCTCTGTAAAACCGTTTAAGTGGAAAGACGGTGAAAGTTTCCTCTCTTTTTTAGAGCGTAAAAAACTTCCGCTAACGGTTTACTACAATCTGGATAAAGAGGATCAAAAACTCACCGAAGATATCCCTTACAGCGCTAATTGCCAAATGGTTTTGGATAATAAAAATATTATTCGTCAGATTCTTATCCCGGTGAATGACGAATTGCAATTGCAGCTTTATCTCACACCCAAACGTCGCTATGAGATGAAAGTTGTTCCGATTATCAGCGAAGAGTATACGGAAACGCTCTATGTCCCGATCCAGAGCCTCCCTTACGATGATATTTTAAAAACTACCGGCTCTAAAAATTTGGCTTCCAGCTTTGTCAAAATGTTTAAAGGTAAAGTAGATTTCCGAAAAGGGTTGCAGCCGGGTGATCCGATCATTATGATATATACTCAAAAATATCGTTTAGGTAAGCCGTTTTCAATGCCGGAAGTGCATGGGGCAATGGTTGAAATCAATGGTAAACGTGTTGCGATTTATCGCCATACGGATGGCCGTTTCTACGATGAAAAAGGGGGACAATATGAGAAATTTTTGTTTAAACTCCCTATCCGTAATTCCCGGATTACCTCCCGCTTTACAAAACGCCGCTATCATCCGGTACTTCATCGTTATCGTGCCCATTTAGGGGTTGATTTTGGAGCACGCCCCGGGACGCCGATTCTCTCAACGGGAGAGGGGCGTGTCAGCTTTGCCGGATATTCGAATGGGTATGGGAAAACGATTAAGATACGCCATAGTAATGGCTTGACGAGCCTTTATGCTCATCAAAAATCGTTTAAAAAAGGGGTCCATTCGGGTTCAAGCGTTAAACAAGGCGATATCATAGGCTATGTTGGCTCGAGCGGACTATCCTCCGGTCCACATCTACATTTTGGGATGTATCGAGGGAGCAGTGCGATTGACCCATTGAGTGTTATGAAGAAAAAAACGGAAGGTTTCAGCGGTAAAGAGCGTAAGGTATTTCTTGCAATCCGAGACAAAATGGATAAAAAATTCAAACAAGCACTGAAAAATAAACCGGTTCGAAAACCTTATTTTGATTTTCATGAAACCTATTATATCGACAGCTCGACGTTCAAACCAAAACCTTTCTAA
- a CDS encoding plasminogen-binding N-terminal domain-containing protein — translation MRIWLTTFLVCGVLNASSITTPLLEVQESRATIVAENLREGMSGFIVRKFDATHSTIIANARVEQLNPTNGRAILRLSDYDGLRQNSLPTGNWAPAPSDTAVLAHDYERALLIAPNDDSYDTITKSIAGIEWIHPDNYATYLSYEGHPTPLVEDFRRYCTANSIGLLYIQSAQNLFTLDCKSFTLLQSTPSMSNAAKEQTPFFTRIPTIRAAWWGEGSSRLESYEPYYLEQIALNNSKNKELYELYKAKFSDKSALLRYFDLKE, via the coding sequence ATGCGCATCTGGCTTACTACTTTTCTCGTGTGCGGCGTTTTAAACGCCTCTTCCATAACGACACCGTTGCTCGAAGTCCAAGAATCTCGTGCAACCATCGTAGCTGAAAATCTACGTGAGGGGATGAGCGGATTTATCGTTCGAAAATTTGATGCTACTCACAGCACTATTATTGCCAACGCACGTGTGGAACAACTAAATCCGACTAATGGCCGTGCAATTTTACGCCTGAGCGATTATGACGGGCTTCGCCAGAACTCACTTCCTACCGGCAACTGGGCACCAGCACCCTCTGATACTGCCGTATTGGCTCACGATTATGAGCGTGCCCTCTTAATCGCTCCCAATGATGATTCCTACGATACAATCACCAAAAGTATCGCCGGCATAGAGTGGATCCACCCTGACAACTACGCAACCTATCTCTCGTATGAAGGGCATCCTACGCCTCTTGTCGAAGACTTTAGACGTTATTGCACCGCGAATTCCATAGGGTTGCTCTACATTCAAAGCGCCCAGAACCTCTTTACCCTTGATTGTAAAAGCTTTACACTCTTGCAAAGTACCCCTTCTATGAGCAATGCGGCCAAAGAACAAACTCCATTCTTTACCCGCATTCCAACTATTCGTGCAGCATGGTGGGGAGAGGGAAGTTCACGATTGGAGAGCTACGAACCTTACTATCTAGAGCAAATTGCTTTAAACAATTCAAAAAACAAAGAATTATATGAGCTCTACAAAGCAAAATTTAGTGACAAAAGCGCACTATTGCGCTATTTTGATTTGAAGGAATAA